The stretch of DNA ACTTCATATTCTAAACCTTTACGCACGTTGTTAAATGAGTTTAAGTTTTTAAGTTCCGCTTTCGTACCAAACTCTTTTTGGCCGTATGGACGTAAAGATACGTTCGCATCACAACGCAATGAACCTTCTTCCATTTTACCGTCAGATACGCCTGTATATTGAATGATTGAACGTAATTTTTCTAAATAGGCATACGCTTCTTCTGGTGAGCGAATGTCTGGTTCAGAGACGATTTCAATTAATGGTGTCCCTTGACGGTTTAAATCTACAAGTGAGTAACCATCTTTATGTGTTGATTTCCCAGCATCTTCTTCCATGTGTAAACGTGTGATGCCGATACGTTTCGTTTCACCGTTCACTTCGATATCGATATAACCATTTTCACCAATCGGTTGATCCAATTGTGAAATTTGATAGGCTTTTGGATTGTCAGGATAAAAGTAATTTTTTCGATCAAATTTAGATTCCGTTGCAATTTCCATGTTCAATGCCATTGCCGCACGCATTGACCAATCTACTGCACGACGGTTCACAGTAGGTAATACACCCGGATACGCTAAATCGATGACGCTTGTATTTGTATTCGGTTCTGCACCGTATGCTACCGGTGCATTTGAAAACATTTTCGAGTCTGTTTTCAACTCAACGTGGACCTCAAGTCCGATGATTGTTTCAAAATGCATTGATTGCCACTCCTTATAATTTTTGATATTGGTCGTGTAAATTAAATTGTGTTTCGTACTGGTGTGCAACGCGATACAACGTTTTCTCATCAAATGGCTTACCAATAAATTGCAAACCAATTGGACGACCGTTTTCTGCTAAACCACATGGTACAGAAATACCTGGTAAACCAGCGAGGTTGACTGGTGTCGTTAATAAGTCATTGGCATACATTGTTAATGGATCATTGATTTCAGCACCTAAGTCGAACGCGACTGTAGGCGTTGTCGGTCCTAAAATGACATCGTATTTTTCAAACACGTTTTCAAAGTCATTTTTAATTAAAGTACGCACTTTTTGCGCCTTTTTATAATATGCATCATAATAACCTGAACTTAATACGTACGTCCCCAACAAAATACGGCGCTTCACTTCTTGTCCGAATCCTTCACTTCGGGACAATTTGTAAAGTTCTTCAAGACTTTCTGCATCTTTTGAATGATATCCATAACGAATACCATCAAAACGTGCTAAGTTTGATGACGCTTCAGCTGATGCAATCACATAGTAAGATGGAATGCCGTATGACGTTCTCGGTAATGACACTTCTTCTACAATTGCACCTAGACCTTTTAAAGTTTCAGCCGCTTTGATGACTGCAGCTTTAACTTCTTCATCCACACCTTCTCCGATATATTCTTTCGGAAGTGCGATTTTCATGCCTTGAATATCTTTACCAATATCTGCTGTGAAATCGGCTGCTACATTTGGTGCACTTGTTGCATCCATTTCATCTTCACCTGCAATCACTTCTAAAACGAGCGCGTTATCTTTAACGTTGCGGGTAATCGGGCCAATTTGATCAAGTGAGGATGCAAATGCCACAAGTCCAAATCTTGAAACACGTCCATAAGTCGGTTTTAAGCCCACTACACCACAATATGCCGCTGGTTGACGAATAGAACCCCCTGTGTCCGTACCTAACGCAAAAGGAACTAAGCCTGCAGCAACAGCCGCAGCAGAACCACCTGAAGATCCACCCGGTACAGCTTTGTGATCAAATGGGTTCACAGTTTTTTTGAAATATGACGTTTCAGTAGAACCGCCCATTGCAAATTCATCAAGGTTCACTTTACCAATCAAAATACCGTTTTCATTATGTAGCTTCTTCATGACCGTTGACTCATAAATAGGTACAAAACCTTCTAACATTTTACTCGCACATGTTGTCTCTAAACCTTCAGTGATGATGTTATCTTTAATCCCCATAGGAATCCCAAACAACTTCCCATTCATTTCACCTTTTGCCTGTAATGCGTCTAAGGCTTCAGCTTTTTTTATCGCATTTTCTTTATCTAAAGCTAAAAATGATTGGATTGTCGGATCAATTTCTTCAATTGCATCATAAATATCTTTCACGATTTCTGAAGGTTTAATCTGATTCGCCTTAATCATCTTTTGTAAATTTTCAATAGATTCGTAGCGGATGCTCATCTTTACGCGTCCTCCCTGTTCATAACTGCTGGTACTTTAAATTGTCCAGCTTCCACTTCTTTTGCATTAATCAACGCTTTCTCTTGTGGTAATCCTTCGACAGCCACATCATCGCGCAATACATTTTGTAAATCTAATACATGGTTTGTCGGTTTGACTTGTTCTGTATCCACAGAATCAATTTGATGACAAAAATTTAAAATACCTGCTAAAGTATGTTGCATATCTGTAGATTCTTGTTCCGTCACGTTTAAACGCGCAAGGTTCGCAATGTGAGCAACTTGATCTTTAGTAATCTCAGCCATGATGATAAAGCCTCCTTAAAAATACTCTTTTATCTATAAATTGTATCAAATTTCAGCACAAAAATCTAAATTATTTCAAACTGGATATGACCCGACGCATTCTACATTTGTCTGTATGATTCATATACTTAAAACATTACTTTTTTCACCATCTTCCTTATGAAAATAAGATTGGATACGTTTCCGCTTTTATATTTATTACAGAAAAATGAATAATTATTTATATTTAATTTACCTTGAAATCCTTGTTGTTATGCGGTTTTATGCCATTTTCGAAAGTTATATTACACATTAACTGTTAAATATACCTTTCATTTTGTATACAATTCTGTATAATAAGCATATGCAATTGAAAAGGGGAGATTCATATGTTTTTATTCGGTACGACTTTATCTAGTCAAGTAAATACCGATTGGCAGACATATATTATGATTGCCATCTATTTTATTATCTTACTAGGTATTGGTTATTATGGTTACAAGCAAGCAACAAGTAATCTTAGTGAATACATGTTGGGAGGACGTAGTATCGGGCCTTGGGTTACAGCCTTATCTGCCGGCGCTTCTGATATGAGCGGTTGGATGATTATGGGCTTACCAGGTGAAGTGTATTCAACAGGATTGTCTGCATTATGGATCACAATTGGTTTGACACTTGGGGCGTACATTAACTACTTAGTTGTTGCACCAAGATTACGTGCACATACTGAAATTGCAGGTGATGCCATTACATTACCTGATTTCTTTAAAAACAGACTCAACGATCAAACGAATTTAATTAAAATTATCTCAGGCCTTATTATCGTTGTATTTTTCACATTGTATACGCACGCAGGACTCGTTTCTGGCGGTAAATTATTTTATAGCGCTTTTGGTTTAGATTATCATTTTGGTTTAGTTTTAATTGCTGCAATCGTTATTCTTTATACATTTTTTGGTGGGTATCTTGCAGTATCAATCACTGACTTTTTTCAAGGGGTAATTATGTTAGTGGCTATGGTGATGGTACCTATCGTATTATTGTTAAAGTTAAACGGGCTCGACACATTTCATACGATTGCTGAAATGAAACCTACAAATTTAGATTTGTTTCGCGGAACGACAATCATCGGCATCATTTCATTTTTCGCTTGGGGATTAGGTTATTTTGGACAACCTCATATTCTCGTGCGTTTCATGTCTATTCGCTCAGTTAAATTATTTCCATTAACGAGACGTATCGGTATTACTTGGATGTCTGTCGGATTGATCGGTGCCGTACTCATCGGATTGCTTGGTATCGCTTTTGTTCCTGCACAAGGCGTACAAATTGAAGATCCAGAAACACTCTTCATACTGATGAGCCAATTAATCTTCCATCCTCTAATTGGTGGATTCTTACTTGCAGCGATTTTAGCAGCGATTATGAGCACGATTTCTTCACAATTACTTGTAACGTCAAGTTCATTGACAGAAGACTTTTACAAGCTCATCCGTGGAAAGCAAGCGAACACTGCACAACATGAAAAAGAGTTCGTCATGGTTGGCCGTATTTCCGTTATCATCGTTGCCATTGCAGCTATTGCAATTGCGTGGACACCAAATGATACCATTCTCAACCTAGTGGGTAATGCTTGGGCAGGTTTCGGTGCATCTTTTGGACCTTTAGTGATTCTTTCATTGTATTGGAAAGGGTTATCTCGTACAGGCGCAATTAGTGGTATGGTTGCCGGTGCCTTGACGGTAATTTTATGGATTATCTTTGCACATCCATACGGTGAGATGAATGACTTCTTCAATTTATATGAAATTGTACCTGGCTTTATCATGAGCTTCATCGTGACTGTCGTTGTTTCTAAAATGACTCAAAAACCTGGTGATTTTGTTGACAAAGATCTCAATAAAGTTGTCGCACAATTGAAATCAGCCAAATCACACCATTAAATGATAAATGCAGAATTGAGAACATCCTCATGTTCTCAACTCTGCATTTTTAATTCGTTTTATCGTCTATTTTTCCAACAGCCACACTAATTTTGATAAATATGAACGTCTGGTGATCGATTATCTTTCGTTTTTCGAATCAATGCTCTCGATTCACTGCCGTCTTTAATATGAATCTCATACTGGTCTATCGATTTAAAATCTTTTTCAGCCAATTGTGTGACGTACTGTGTAATCCCAATGAGTTCGGCCTTGCCATAGTAGTCAATCGGTACGTCCACGATTAAATCATTTACTTTTTTATTTTTGAATTTTGCTTTTCCGACAGCTTGCGTAAAGTTTGAAAAATAGGATTGTAATGCGCTATTAAAATCCTTAAAGTTCGCATTCAGCGTTTCATTTAAATCTGCTACTTCTGACGATGGTAATAACACTGTTTTTTGATTCAATTGATGCCAATCAGATAATTTTGATCCCTTTTCATCTGATGTCGCGTAACTATCGAAATATCCTGGAATGATGTCTTCTTGAGCAGACTGAATGTAAATCGCAAATGTGATAGGAATATCTTTCAAATCATCATTTTCTCTTAAGCGTGTCAACATTTCTTCAGCCATTTGGCGTCCTTTTTCTTTTACTTCTTTTTCATTCAACTTCACATGATAGGTTTCCCCGTATTGCTCTTTTTGATAATAATACACGCTATTCATCGCTAAACCAATGGTCATCCCTTCTATTTGTTTCCCCGTCGTATCTCCATTTGCATAAAAATCTTGTTCTAAAATATTAGACAGATAGGCAGGTGTGTTTTTGGCGATTTTTTCTTCATCTTTTTCACCATTCACAGAAGGGTTCAAGCCAAGATTTTCTGTCGCATGTTTGGCCGCTTTTTCTTTGTCACTCATTTTATCTAGTTCTTTTTTCGAGTATTTCGGTTTGAGATAGGCACGTATTGTATCTTTATCTAAAAACTGACCATCTTGATAAAGAAAGTCATCTGTTGGGAAGACTTCCTTACTAATATCGAGCAAACCGTCTTCAAAATCTTCACCGTTATAACTATTGGCCATATTTTCTTGAATCAAACCACGCGCCTGACTCTCTTTAAATGGTAGAATCGTACGATAATCCGTACCCTGTACATTTTTATCTGTGGCAATTTCTTTTACTTTATTTTTATCCTGTTGAGTTGCTGTTTTTTCTTTTGACGCTTTGCTCGCATCATCTGAAGGTGCACACGCTGTTAACACAAGTGATAAACTTAAAAGCAATACGATTGACTTTTTCATCGCCTGCCCCCTTATGCATTAATTTCATTTTGTCTATCAATCAAATCTTGTTCCGTCCAAATCATTGTACCAAGTGATTGTGCTTTTGTTAACTTTGAACCCGCATCTTCTCCGGCAATGACCAAATCCGTTGATTTTGTAACGCTACTTGTTACTTTCGCGCCTTGCAATTTCAACCAATTTGTTGCTTCTATACGTGTCATTTGTTGAAGTTTTCCGGTCAACACAATCGTTTTACCAGCAAATTCTGGATGCCCTTCAACTTGGGAAAACTTTTGTCCTTTGAAATACATATTAACATTTTTAGCTTTTAATTTATCAATCAACGCACGAATGTCCTCATTTTTCAAATAAGTGACTAATGACTGTGCAAGCTTTTCTCCCACATCATATATCTCCACTAATTCAGCTTCTGTTACAGTCAGTAGGCGATCCATGGATTCATATTTTTCAGCTAAAACTTGACTCGCTTTTACCCCTAAATGACGAATACCTAATCCAAATAATAAATGTTCCAATGATTGGCCTTTAGCCGCTTCAATGGCATCTAACAGGTTTTGGACCTTCTTTTCTCCCATACGTTCTAACGGAAGCAAGTCATCTTTTGTTAAATAAAAGATATCCGCCACATCTTTAATACATTCATGGGTATAAAGTTGTTCGATGATTTTTGTTCCTAATCCATCAATATTCATCGCTTGTCTTGAGACAAAATGAATCAAGCCTTCAACGAGTTGTGCTTGACATTTTGGATTGATACAACGCAATGCGACCTCGCCTTCGATCCGGACAAGTTCATGTCCGCAACTTGGGCAATGTGTCGGCATGTGATAAACGTCTGTATTTTCTGGACGGCGATCTAAAATAACACGAATGACTTCGGGAATAATATCACCCGCTTTTTTGATGACAACACTGTCCCCGATACGGATATCCTTGTCGTGAATTAAATCTTCGTTGTGAAGTGATGCGCGAGAAACCGTCGTGCCTGCAACGCGAACCGGTTCTAAAATCGCAGTCGGAGTGACAACACCTGTACGACCAATGCTTAATTCAATATCTTTCAATTTTGTGATGACTTCTTCTGCTGGAAATTTATATGCAATCGCCCATCTCGGAGATTTTTGTGTATAACCCATTTCTTCTTGATGCTCGAGATCATTCACTTTTATCACGATACCGTCTATATCATAAGCCAGTTGTTCACGTTGTGCCGTCCACTTTTTAATATACTCAAGGACTTCTTCTATCGTATCTGCTTGTTGACGTTCTGGATTCGTTTTAAACCCTAAAAGATCAAGCTCGTCCAATGCTTCACTTTGTGTTGTCGCATCCAATTCGGTAAAATCATTGATACTGTATAAAAAGATATCGAGTTTACGTGCGGCTGCAAGTTTCGCATCCAACTGACGCAACGAGCCCGCTGCTGCATTTCTCGGATTGGCAAAAGGCTGTTCCCCACGTGCCTCTTTTTGTTCATTCAATTTTATAAAAGATTGGCGTGGCATATACGCTTCTCCTCTAACTTCAAAAGAGATATTCTTTTTTAGTTTTAAAGGAATCGCATAAATTGTTTTTAAGTTTTCGGTAATATCTTCCCCTGTCGTTCCATTCCCACGCGTTAACCCTTGAACGAGCTTCCCTTCTACGTATTTAAGTGAGACCGCTAATCCATCAATTTTCAACTCACACATATACGTCACTTCACCTACCGCGTCACGAACCCGCTGGTCAAATTTTCTTAAATCTGCTTCGTTAAATGCATTGGATAGACTTAACATCGGTGTATCATGATCAACTTTCGCAAATGATGACTGTACCTCTCCTCCAACGCGGACTGTCGGTGAGTCTGGCGTTTTCAGTTCGGGATGTTTCGATTCGATATCAATTAGCTCGTGCAGTAACTTGTCGTATTCACTATCAGGTACACTGGGCTGATCTTTGACATGGTATTCATAGTTGTATTGATGTAATAACTGATGCAACGTTACAACACGTTCCTCTATTGATGCCATATGGTTAATCCTCCTTTTTTTCAATAGGTGCGAACTGCGCAAGCAAGCGTTTCGGACCTTCTGATTTGAAAATAATATCCAATTCAATGGATCCTTTTTTGTCATTTACATGTGATACCATACCTTCTCCCCAAGATTTGTGAATCACTTTGTCACCGACTTTCCATTGCGTCGTGCCCGTCGTCGATGTGGCATGCTTAACTGTTCGTTGACTGTAGCCCCGTTTCACTGGTTGACGCTTTGAACCTATTGTCGTCGCTTGTTGTCGCTCTGAAACATCCAACAATGATTCTGGAATCTCATTGATAAAACGAGAACGTGGGTTACTTTGAGAGCGTCCATATAAAACACGCGAAGTGGCATGAGAAAGATACAACACCTCTTCAGCACGTGTAATCGCAACATAACTAATCCGTCGTTCTTCTTCCATTTCATGATCTGACGCATTTTTAATCGCACGAATATGTGGAAATATAGACTCTTCCATCCCAATAATAAACACAACTGGAAACTCTAATCCTTTCGCCGAGTGCATCGTCATCAATGTCACGCCATTTTCTAAATGCGCTTCATCTACGTCAGCAACGAGAGATAAGTCCGTTAAAAAGTTAATCAATGATTGTTCCTCTAGAGGCGTACTTTCTTCATAATCTTTCGGTACAGACATAAACTCGTCAATATTTTCTAGTCGACTTCGAGATTCTAATGTTTGTTCATTGTTTAACATTTGACGATACCCCGTTTTCTCTAGGACTTCGTCAACCAACTCTGATATCTCTAAAAATTCTTGTTCTTTCATCAGATTTGACATCAAATGATAAAATGATGCCGCAGCTTCTGTCACCTTTTTAGATAAACCGATAAAATCTACTTCTGCCAATGCATCGAACATAGACAATCCGTTTTCCCTAGCATAGGTTGCAATTTTTTCAACTGATGATGGCCCAATCCCTCTTTTTGGTACATTAATCATCCGTTGTAAACTGATGTCATCGGCGCTATTGGCGATTAAACGTAAATAGCTCAATAAGTCTTTAATCTCTTTACGATCATAGAATTTGAGGCCCCCGAACATTTTGTAAGGAATATTGGATTTCAAAAACGTCTCTTCCAATACACGTGACTGTGCATTTGTACGATACAGTACTGCAATGTCTTTATAACGTTTTCCCTTTTTCAGTTGATTAAAAATTTCACGCACGACATACTCCGTTTCATCTTTTTCATTCGTCGCTTCGTAATAACGAATTTTTTCACCTTGGGGGTTCGCTGTCCATAACCCTTTTGGTTTACGTTCGTTGTTATGTCGAATGACTTCATTCGCCGCAGTTAAAATCGTTTTGGTTGAACGGTAATTTTGTTCTAAGAAGATGGTCTGTGCATTTGGGTAATCTTCTTCAAATGATAAAATGTTTTGGATATTCGCCCCACGCCAACCATAAATCGATTGATCAGAATCACCAACGACACAAAGGTTTTTAAATTTCTGTGCTAATAAGTTAACGAGTGTGTATTGCGCAGTATTGGTATCTTGATATTCATCAACATGAATATATTGAAATTTATTTTGATAATACGATAATACATCTGGGACACGCTTAAACAATTGAATCGTAGTCATGATGAGGTCGTCGAAATCGAGCGCTTGATTGCGTAACAACTGCTTTTGATAGCCTTCGTATACGGTTGCCACCATCCGACTATGCGCATCAGTCGCTTCTTTCATCGCTTGCTCGGGTGTTTTGAGCTCATTTTTCAGCTGACTCATCGCCCCCATAAACATTCTCGGTTCAAATTTTTTTGAGTCGATGTTATTTTGTTTTAAGACCTCTTTTAGCACTGATTTTTGATCAGTGGGATCGATAATCGTAAAGTTTCGTTCTATTCCGATGCGGTCTACGTCACGGCGTAAAATTCTAACGCACATGGAATGGAAAGTAGACATCCAAATCACATCCGCGGCTTCTCCTATCAATGCCTGTACACGTGCTTTCATTTCTTTTGCAGCTTTATTCGTAAAAGTAATTGCTAAAATTTGATAGGGAGAGACCTGTTTCTCATCTAGTAAATAGGCAATGCGATGTGTCAAAACTCGGGTCTTTCCTGAACCTGCACCTGCCATAATTAAAAGCGGTCCTTCAGTCGTACGTACCGCTTCACTCTGTTCTTTATTCATGTTTTTAACGAGTGGATTCATTATGCTCTCTCCTTTATCTTAGTCGTTTGAAGTGCTGCTTTAATGTCATCATATATAATATTCCCTACAATAATCGTATCCGCGATTCGTGCCATTTCCATCGCTTGATCTAAATGCTGAATACCGCCACCATAAAATAATTGTGTCTGTGTTAATTCATCTTTTGCCGCACGCACGATTTCGGGATTTCCGTATTTTCCACTGTACTCTATGTATAGTACAGGCAAACGATAAATTGACTCTGCCATTTGTGCATAGGCAACGACATCGTCTTCGTCTAGTTGTGCCATCGCTTGCGTATGTTGACTCACTTTACTTTCTGGATTGAGCACGAGATAGCCTTCAAAAATCATTTCCTCAAAATCAATCATATGCCCATACGCTTTTAAGGCCCGATGTAATAGCCCATTATGATAGGTCACGTCTGTACTATTTAACACTGTCGGTACAAAATAAAAATCAAATCCTGGCATTGTGCTCTCAAGATTTGAAATTTCTAATACGAGTGGTAATGGATAGCGACGCACACGACTCATTAACTGGATGACATTATCTTCAGTGACATTGTCCGTCCCGCCAATCATAATCGCATCCGTATTCGACATACAAATTCGTTCTAAATCGGCGTCTGAAATGGATTTTGCAGGATCAAGTTTAAAAAGATGACGCCATTTTTTGATATC from Staphylococcus lutrae encodes:
- a CDS encoding heptaprenylglyceryl phosphate synthase, whose amino-acid sequence is MYDIKKWRHLFKLDPAKSISDADLERICMSNTDAIMIGGTDNVTEDNVIQLMSRVRRYPLPLVLEISNLESTMPGFDFYFVPTVLNSTDVTYHNGLLHRALKAYGHMIDFEEMIFEGYLVLNPESKVSQHTQAMAQLDEDDVVAYAQMAESIYRLPVLYIEYSGKYGNPEIVRAAKDELTQTQLFYGGGIQHLDQAMEMARIADTIIVGNIIYDDIKAALQTTKIKERA
- the gatC gene encoding Asp-tRNA(Asn)/Glu-tRNA(Gln) amidotransferase subunit GatC, which gives rise to MAEITKDQVAHIANLARLNVTEQESTDMQHTLAGILNFCHQIDSVDTEQVKPTNHVLDLQNVLRDDVAVEGLPQEKALINAKEVEAGQFKVPAVMNREDA
- the gatA gene encoding Asp-tRNA(Asn)/Glu-tRNA(Gln) amidotransferase subunit GatA, with protein sequence MSIRYESIENLQKMIKANQIKPSEIVKDIYDAIEEIDPTIQSFLALDKENAIKKAEALDALQAKGEMNGKLFGIPMGIKDNIITEGLETTCASKMLEGFVPIYESTVMKKLHNENGILIGKVNLDEFAMGGSTETSYFKKTVNPFDHKAVPGGSSGGSAAAVAAGLVPFALGTDTGGSIRQPAAYCGVVGLKPTYGRVSRFGLVAFASSLDQIGPITRNVKDNALVLEVIAGEDEMDATSAPNVAADFTADIGKDIQGMKIALPKEYIGEGVDEEVKAAVIKAAETLKGLGAIVEEVSLPRTSYGIPSYYVIASAEASSNLARFDGIRYGYHSKDAESLEELYKLSRSEGFGQEVKRRILLGTYVLSSGYYDAYYKKAQKVRTLIKNDFENVFEKYDVILGPTTPTVAFDLGAEINDPLTMYANDLLTTPVNLAGLPGISVPCGLAENGRPIGLQFIGKPFDEKTLYRVAHQYETQFNLHDQYQKL
- the putP gene encoding sodium/proline symporter PutP, which codes for MFLFGTTLSSQVNTDWQTYIMIAIYFIILLGIGYYGYKQATSNLSEYMLGGRSIGPWVTALSAGASDMSGWMIMGLPGEVYSTGLSALWITIGLTLGAYINYLVVAPRLRAHTEIAGDAITLPDFFKNRLNDQTNLIKIISGLIIVVFFTLYTHAGLVSGGKLFYSAFGLDYHFGLVLIAAIVILYTFFGGYLAVSITDFFQGVIMLVAMVMVPIVLLLKLNGLDTFHTIAEMKPTNLDLFRGTTIIGIISFFAWGLGYFGQPHILVRFMSIRSVKLFPLTRRIGITWMSVGLIGAVLIGLLGIAFVPAQGVQIEDPETLFILMSQLIFHPLIGGFLLAAILAAIMSTISSQLLVTSSSLTEDFYKLIRGKQANTAQHEKEFVMVGRISVIIVAIAAIAIAWTPNDTILNLVGNAWAGFGASFGPLVILSLYWKGLSRTGAISGMVAGALTVILWIIFAHPYGEMNDFFNLYEIVPGFIMSFIVTVVVSKMTQKPGDFVDKDLNKVVAQLKSAKSHH
- a CDS encoding CamS family sex pheromone protein; translation: MKKSIVLLLSLSLVLTACAPSDDASKASKEKTATQQDKNKVKEIATDKNVQGTDYRTILPFKESQARGLIQENMANSYNGEDFEDGLLDISKEVFPTDDFLYQDGQFLDKDTIRAYLKPKYSKKELDKMSDKEKAAKHATENLGLNPSVNGEKDEEKIAKNTPAYLSNILEQDFYANGDTTGKQIEGMTIGLAMNSVYYYQKEQYGETYHVKLNEKEVKEKGRQMAEEMLTRLRENDDLKDIPITFAIYIQSAQEDIIPGYFDSYATSDEKGSKLSDWHQLNQKTVLLPSSEVADLNETLNANFKDFNSALQSYFSNFTQAVGKAKFKNKKVNDLIVDVPIDYYGKAELIGITQYVTQLAEKDFKSIDQYEIHIKDGSESRALIRKTKDNRSPDVHIYQN
- the ligA gene encoding NAD-dependent DNA ligase LigA — protein: MASIEERVVTLHQLLHQYNYEYHVKDQPSVPDSEYDKLLHELIDIESKHPELKTPDSPTVRVGGEVQSSFAKVDHDTPMLSLSNAFNEADLRKFDQRVRDAVGEVTYMCELKIDGLAVSLKYVEGKLVQGLTRGNGTTGEDITENLKTIYAIPLKLKKNISFEVRGEAYMPRQSFIKLNEQKEARGEQPFANPRNAAAGSLRQLDAKLAAARKLDIFLYSINDFTELDATTQSEALDELDLLGFKTNPERQQADTIEEVLEYIKKWTAQREQLAYDIDGIVIKVNDLEHQEEMGYTQKSPRWAIAYKFPAEEVITKLKDIELSIGRTGVVTPTAILEPVRVAGTTVSRASLHNEDLIHDKDIRIGDSVVIKKAGDIIPEVIRVILDRRPENTDVYHMPTHCPSCGHELVRIEGEVALRCINPKCQAQLVEGLIHFVSRQAMNIDGLGTKIIEQLYTHECIKDVADIFYLTKDDLLPLERMGEKKVQNLLDAIEAAKGQSLEHLLFGLGIRHLGVKASQVLAEKYESMDRLLTVTEAELVEIYDVGEKLAQSLVTYLKNEDIRALIDKLKAKNVNMYFKGQKFSQVEGHPEFAGKTIVLTGKLQQMTRIEATNWLKLQGAKVTSSVTKSTDLVIAGEDAGSKLTKAQSLGTMIWTEQDLIDRQNEINA
- the pcrA gene encoding DNA helicase PcrA, which codes for MNPLVKNMNKEQSEAVRTTEGPLLIMAGAGSGKTRVLTHRIAYLLDEKQVSPYQILAITFTNKAAKEMKARVQALIGEAADVIWMSTFHSMCVRILRRDVDRIGIERNFTIIDPTDQKSVLKEVLKQNNIDSKKFEPRMFMGAMSQLKNELKTPEQAMKEATDAHSRMVATVYEGYQKQLLRNQALDFDDLIMTTIQLFKRVPDVLSYYQNKFQYIHVDEYQDTNTAQYTLVNLLAQKFKNLCVVGDSDQSIYGWRGANIQNILSFEEDYPNAQTIFLEQNYRSTKTILTAANEVIRHNNERKPKGLWTANPQGEKIRYYEATNEKDETEYVVREIFNQLKKGKRYKDIAVLYRTNAQSRVLEETFLKSNIPYKMFGGLKFYDRKEIKDLLSYLRLIANSADDISLQRMINVPKRGIGPSSVEKIATYARENGLSMFDALAEVDFIGLSKKVTEAAASFYHLMSNLMKEQEFLEISELVDEVLEKTGYRQMLNNEQTLESRSRLENIDEFMSVPKDYEESTPLEEQSLINFLTDLSLVADVDEAHLENGVTLMTMHSAKGLEFPVVFIIGMEESIFPHIRAIKNASDHEMEEERRISYVAITRAEEVLYLSHATSRVLYGRSQSNPRSRFINEIPESLLDVSERQQATTIGSKRQPVKRGYSQRTVKHATSTTGTTQWKVGDKVIHKSWGEGMVSHVNDKKGSIELDIIFKSEGPKRLLAQFAPIEKKED